From Lolium perenne isolate Kyuss_39 chromosome 5, Kyuss_2.0, whole genome shotgun sequence, a single genomic window includes:
- the LOC127299787 gene encoding protein DETOXIFICATION 56-like, with protein sequence MNPSSPPHHQQLQEQERDQDGCPTMKKKDPGWAEAAARAVAGEARAQRGIALPLIGMNLMWFAKQAITTAFLGRLGDLELAAGTLGFSFANATGFAVLTGLCGAMDPICGQAHGAGNAALLRRTLLMATAMLLAASVPIALLWLRVDAVLLHVFGQQPDISAVARRYVVCLLPDLAISSFLGPLKAYLSSQEVTLPTLFASAVGLAAHVPLTVWLSRTRGVEGVAAAVWLSDLATAVGLAAYVALLMKKNNARAEAPRCGRWWWPDPDRTADWVRLLRLAVPSCLNTCLEWWCYEILVLLTGRLPDARRAVAVIAVTLNFDYLLFAAMLSLSVSASVRVSNSLGAGDAAAARRAATISIMGGILAGAAGGALMLASRRQWARLYTRGAGVREGVAKAMTVMAALELVNFPLNVCGGIVRGTARPAVGMYAALGGFYLVALPVAVALGFRARRGVEGLLAGLIVGATVSLAVLVVVIARMDWKAEADKARARAGVCAVGDD encoded by the coding sequence ATGAATCCATCGTCACCACCTCATCACCAGCAGCTGCAAGAGCAAGAGCGTGATCAAGATGGATGCCCGACCATGAAGAAGAAGGACCCGggatgggcggaggcggcggcgcgcgcggtaGCCGGCGAGGCGCGTGCGCAGCGAGGTATCGCGCTGCCGCTGATCGGCATGAACCTGATGTGGTTCGCCAAGCAGGCCATCACCACCGCCTTCCTCGGCCGGCTCGGCGACCTGGAGCTGGCCGCCGGCACACTGGGCTTCAGCTTCGCTAACGCCACGGGGTTCGCCGTCCTGACGGGTCTCTGCGGCGCCATGGACCCCATCTGCGGCCAGGCGCACGGCGCCGGGAACGCGGCGCTCCTCCGTAGGACGCTGCTCATGGCCACTGCCATGCTCCTCGCCGCCTCCGTGCCCATCGCTCTGCTCTGGCTCCGGGTCGACGCCGTGCTCCTCCATGTCTTCGGCCAGCAGCCTGACATCTCTGCAGTGGCGAGGAGGTACGTCGTTTGCCTCCTCCCGGACCTTGCCATCTCCTCTTTCCTCGGCCCGCTCAAGGCGTACCTGAGCTCGCAGGAGGTGACGCTCCCGACGCTCTTCGCCTCCGCCGTGGGGCTCGCCGCCCACGTCCCGCTCACCGTGTGGCTGTCACGGACCAGGGGCGTCGAGGGCGTCGCCGCCGcagtctggctcagcgacctcgcaaCTGCCGTCGGGCTCGCGGCCTACGTCGCCCTCCTCATGAAGAAGAACAACGCAAGGGCCGAAGCGCCGCGAtgcgggaggtggtggtggccggaCCCGGACAGGACGGCGGACTGGGTGCGTCTTCTCCGGCTGGCCGTCCCGTCCTGCCTGAACACATGCCTAGAGTGGTGGTGCTACGAGATCCTGGTCCTGCTCACGGGCCGCCTGCCAGACGCCCGGCGCGCGGTGGCGGTGATCGCGGTGACGCTCAACTTCGACTACCTCCTCTTCGCCGCCATGCTCTCCCTCTCCGTGAGCGCCTCCGTGCGCGTCTCCAACTCCCTGGGCGCGGGCGATGCAGCCGCtgcgcgccgcgccgccaccatctcCATCATGGGCGGCATCCTCGCCGGTGCCGCCGGAGGCGCGCTCATGCTCGCGTCACGCCGGCAGTGGGCGCGGCTGTACACGCGAGGCGCGGGGGTGCGGGAAGGCGTGGCAAAGGCGATGACGGTGATGGCAGCGCTGGAGCTGGTGAATTTCCCGCTGAACGTGTGCGGCGGCATCGTGCGGGGCACGGCGAGGCCGGCGGTGGGGATGTACGCCGCATTGGGAGGATTTTATCTCGTTGCGCTGCCGGTCGCGGTGGCGCTCGGGTTCAGGGCCCGGCGAGGGGTCGAGGGCCTGTTGGCAGGGCTCATCGTCGGCGCGACGGTGAGTCTGGCGGTGCTGGTCGTGGTGATCGCGCGCATGGACTGGAAGGCCGAGGCTGACAAGGCGCGGGCCCGTGCTGGTGTCTGCGCCGTTGGTGATGACTGA